One part of the Panthera leo isolate Ple1 chromosome D4, P.leo_Ple1_pat1.1, whole genome shotgun sequence genome encodes these proteins:
- the RPP25L gene encoding ribonuclease P protein subunit p25-like protein, with amino-acid sequence MEHYRKAGSVELPAPSPMPQLPPDTLEMRVRDGSKIRNLLGLALGRLEGGSARHVVFSGSGRAAGKAVSCAEIVKRRVPGLHQLTKLRFLQTEDSWVPVSPDTGLDPLTVRRHVPAVWVLLSRDPLDPNECGYQPPGAPPGLGPTSSSSCGPRPRRRVRDTWS; translated from the coding sequence ATGGAGCACTACCGGAAAGCTGGCTCTGTGGAACTCCCAGCACCTTCTCCGATGCCCCAGCTACCTCCTGATACCCTGGAGATGCGGGTCCGAGATGGCAGCAAAATCCGCAACCTGCTGGGGCTGGCACTGGGTCGATTGGAGGGTGGTAGTGCACGGCATGTGGTGTTCTCAGGTTCTGGCAGGGCTGCAGGAAAAGCGGTCAGCTGTGCTGAGATTGTCAAGCGGCGGGTACCAGGCCTCCATCAGCTTACCAAATTGCGCTTCCTGCAGACCGAGGACAGCTGGGTGCCAGTCTCACCTGACACAGGCCTAGATCCCCTCACGGTGCGCCGCCATGTACCTGCAGTGTGGGTACTGCTCAGCCGGGACCCCCTGGACCCTAATGAATGTGGCTACCAGCCTCCAGGAGCACCCCCTGGCTTgggccccacatcaagctccagcTGTGGCCCACGACCCCGAAGAAGGGTTCGAGACACTTGGTCCTGA
- the DCTN3 gene encoding dynactin subunit 3 isoform X2, whose amino-acid sequence MAAVSDVQRLQARVEELERWVYGSGGPRGSRKVADGLVKVQVALGNIASKRERVKILYKKIEDLIKYLDPEYIDRIAIPDASKLQFILAEEQFILSQIALLEQVEALVPMLDSAHIKAVPEHATRLQRLAQIHIQQQDQCVEITEESKALLEEYNKTTILLSKQFVQWDELLCQLEAAKQVKPAEE is encoded by the exons ATGGCGGCTGTCAGCGACGTGCAGCGGCTACAGGCCCGTGTGGAGGAGCTGGAGCGCTGGGTGTACGGGTCTGGCGGGCCGCGCGGCTCGCGGAAG GTGGCTGATGGCCTGGTCAAGGTACAAGTGGCTTTGGGGAACATTGCcagcaagagggagagggtgaaGATTCTGTACAAAAAGA TTGAAGACTTGATCAAATATCTGGATCCTGAGTACATTGACCGCATTGCCATACCTGATGCCTCTAAGCTGCAGTTTATTTTAGCAG AGGAGCAGTTTATCTTATCCCAGATTGCACTCCTGGAACAGGTGGAGGCTTTGGTGCCTATGCTGGACAGCGCTCACATCAAAG CCGTTCCTGAGCATGCCACCCGCCTGCAGCGCTTGGCCCAGATCCACATCCAGCAGCAG GACCAGTGTGTGGAGATCACTGAGGAGTCCAAGGCTCTCCTGGAGGAATACAACAAAACT ACAATTCTTCTCTCCAAACAATTTGTGCAGTGGGATGAGCTACTTTGCCAGCTAGAGGCCGCCAAGCAAGTGAAGCCAGCAGAGGAGTGA
- the DCTN3 gene encoding dynactin subunit 3 isoform X3: MAAVSDVQRLQARVEELERWVYGSGGPRGSRKVADGLVKVQVALGNIASKRERVKILYKKIEDLIKYLDPEYIDRIAIPDASKLQFILAEEQFILSQIALLEQVEALVPMLDSAHIKGTSLAVPEHATRLQRLAQIHIQQQRGKGTCLATSGSLDSPSRTILRYQKIDDGPVCGDH, from the exons ATGGCGGCTGTCAGCGACGTGCAGCGGCTACAGGCCCGTGTGGAGGAGCTGGAGCGCTGGGTGTACGGGTCTGGCGGGCCGCGCGGCTCGCGGAAG GTGGCTGATGGCCTGGTCAAGGTACAAGTGGCTTTGGGGAACATTGCcagcaagagggagagggtgaaGATTCTGTACAAAAAGA TTGAAGACTTGATCAAATATCTGGATCCTGAGTACATTGACCGCATTGCCATACCTGATGCCTCTAAGCTGCAGTTTATTTTAGCAG AGGAGCAGTTTATCTTATCCCAGATTGCACTCCTGGAACAGGTGGAGGCTTTGGTGCCTATGCTGGACAGCGCTCACATCAAAGGTACCTCTTTAG CCGTTCCTGAGCATGCCACCCGCCTGCAGCGCTTGGCCCAGATCCACATCCAGCAGCAG agagggaaagggacttgCTTGGCCACATCGGGATCTCTTGACTCTCCGAGTAGGACTATTCTGAGATACCAGAAGATTGATGATG GACCAGTGTGTGGAGATCACTGA
- the DCTN3 gene encoding dynactin subunit 3 isoform X1, which produces MAAVSDVQRLQARVEELERWVYGSGGPRGSRKVADGLVKVQVALGNIASKRERVKILYKKIEDLIKYLDPEYIDRIAIPDASKLQFILAEEQFILSQIALLEQVEALVPMLDSAHIKGTSLAVPEHATRLQRLAQIHIQQQDQCVEITEESKALLEEYNKTTILLSKQFVQWDELLCQLEAAKQVKPAEE; this is translated from the exons ATGGCGGCTGTCAGCGACGTGCAGCGGCTACAGGCCCGTGTGGAGGAGCTGGAGCGCTGGGTGTACGGGTCTGGCGGGCCGCGCGGCTCGCGGAAG GTGGCTGATGGCCTGGTCAAGGTACAAGTGGCTTTGGGGAACATTGCcagcaagagggagagggtgaaGATTCTGTACAAAAAGA TTGAAGACTTGATCAAATATCTGGATCCTGAGTACATTGACCGCATTGCCATACCTGATGCCTCTAAGCTGCAGTTTATTTTAGCAG AGGAGCAGTTTATCTTATCCCAGATTGCACTCCTGGAACAGGTGGAGGCTTTGGTGCCTATGCTGGACAGCGCTCACATCAAAGGTACCTCTTTAG CCGTTCCTGAGCATGCCACCCGCCTGCAGCGCTTGGCCCAGATCCACATCCAGCAGCAG GACCAGTGTGTGGAGATCACTGAGGAGTCCAAGGCTCTCCTGGAGGAATACAACAAAACT ACAATTCTTCTCTCCAAACAATTTGTGCAGTGGGATGAGCTACTTTGCCAGCTAGAGGCCGCCAAGCAAGTGAAGCCAGCAGAGGAGTGA
- the DCTN3 gene encoding dynactin subunit 3 isoform X4, translated as MAAVSDVQRLQARVEELERWVYGSGGPRGSRKVADGLVKVQVALGNIASKRERVKILYKKIEDLIKYLDPEYIDRIAIPDASKLQFILAEEQFILSQIALLEQVEALVPMLDSAHIKAVPEHATRLQRLAQIHIQQQRGKGTCLATSGSLDSPSRTILRYQKIDDGPVCGDH; from the exons ATGGCGGCTGTCAGCGACGTGCAGCGGCTACAGGCCCGTGTGGAGGAGCTGGAGCGCTGGGTGTACGGGTCTGGCGGGCCGCGCGGCTCGCGGAAG GTGGCTGATGGCCTGGTCAAGGTACAAGTGGCTTTGGGGAACATTGCcagcaagagggagagggtgaaGATTCTGTACAAAAAGA TTGAAGACTTGATCAAATATCTGGATCCTGAGTACATTGACCGCATTGCCATACCTGATGCCTCTAAGCTGCAGTTTATTTTAGCAG AGGAGCAGTTTATCTTATCCCAGATTGCACTCCTGGAACAGGTGGAGGCTTTGGTGCCTATGCTGGACAGCGCTCACATCAAAG CCGTTCCTGAGCATGCCACCCGCCTGCAGCGCTTGGCCCAGATCCACATCCAGCAGCAG agagggaaagggacttgCTTGGCCACATCGGGATCTCTTGACTCTCCGAGTAGGACTATTCTGAGATACCAGAAGATTGATGATG GACCAGTGTGTGGAGATCACTGA